The following coding sequences lie in one Cryptococcus tetragattii IND107 chromosome 7, whole genome shotgun sequence genomic window:
- a CDS encoding ribonuclease P protein component — MSFPIVIFRAIKRQRIRDLSTTCYCQTPCKPGGPSSPSLGARAESTNPQGARVGQRSRTQSMPDIAPKLRGATNEMMWYLQRDSKWQPQESKGLNLLDRLDRPVRRVKSDNRGVNRRESSWEPPEGKPRAVIGMSPSWEERATGKRVVFIGIDMNTALPKIFATKTPVYRSSGLSIRAFPAQLLPPRPAPPFPLDLVSKTRRENPCVYLSIITSKNQVSKLAVERNRVRRRLKAAWDRVINEGSEGWRLVSPDYAYVVSVNGEVHDAEFESIVQEVATGLRFLQQRRPKEMSRRSGSGMVPEPKYISRIKLQTEGIGREISGGV; from the exons ATGTCATTTCCTATCGTGATATTTAGGGCAATCAAGCGCCAGCGCA TTCGTGATTTAAGTACGACTTGTTATTGCCAAACCCCTTGCAAACCTGGAGGTCCTTCATCGCCATCATTAGGTGCCCGTGCTGAAAGCACAAACCCCCAAGGGGCTAGAGTTGGACAGAGGTCTCGCACACAGTCAATGCCGGATATAGCGCCAAAATTGCGAGGGGCTACGAATGAGATGATGTGGTATCTGCAAAGAGACTCAAAATGGCAGCCACAGGAGAGCAAAGGACTGAATTTACTAGATAGATTAGATAGGCCAGTACGTAGAGTCAAGAGTGACAACAGAGGTGTGAATAGACGAGAGAGTTCATGGGAACCTCCGGAGGGGAAGCCTAGAGCAGTCATAGGAATGTCTCCGTcatgggaagagagagcgaCGGGAAAGCGA GTCGTGTTCATAGGTATCGACATGAACACTGCCTTACCAAAAATATTCGCCACTAAAACACCTGTGTATCGATCTTCGGGCCTCTCAATACGTGCATTCCCCGCTCAACTACTACCGCCTCGGCCGGCACCACCCTTCCCATTAGATCTGGTTTCCAAGACAAGACGCGAGAATCCATGTGTCTACCTATCAATCATCACCAGCAAAAATCAGGTCTCGAAGTTGGCCGTGGAACGTAATAGGGTTCGCCGGCGATTGAAAGCAGCATGGGACCGGGTAATCAATGAAGGCAGTGAAGGCTGGCGGCTTGTATCTCCAG ATTACGCTTACGTCGTTTCGGTGAATGGAGAGGTGCATGACGCGGAATTCGAGTCAATTGTTCAGGAAGTGGCGACAGGGTTGCGTTTTTTGCAACAAAGGAGgccaaaggagatgagTAGACGGAGTGGAAGTGGCATGGTACCAGAGCCAAAATACATATCCCGAATAAAACTACAGACTGAGGGGATCGGCAGAGAAATCTCTGGGGGTGTTTAG